The proteins below are encoded in one region of Mya arenaria isolate MELC-2E11 chromosome 15, ASM2691426v1:
- the LOC128220699 gene encoding tumor necrosis factor ligand superfamily member 11-like — protein MSVKLLKRFAGANLLLLLIVLIAVLCIVWTMPDNKQIDKDTEICLKYDNKNIKCGRTTDLLLEVFEKEISSAYATAEEREKIQTENYIKDVLKHDVQLMNDYKNTLWDMKPSAKLVGIREKPEHQHGNAGMTTVTCWRHDKDLYYTTGFQRYGVRFQNGRLIVPVSGTYYIYSFLGLTERRLNGEGIPLESNNTQEIKHAMHKFSVLDTADTEIASNVQSRKNATRGHFNYYASQIATLVKLRAGDEISVKLNDVTLLQHIENNYFGLHLI, from the exons ATGTCGGTTAAACTGCTTAAAAGGTTTGCTGGAGCTAATTTATTGTTACTGCTTATTGTCTTGATTGCCGTGCTCTGTATCGTGTGGACAATGCCGGATAACAAGCAAATAGACAAGGATACGGAGATCTGTTTgaaatatgataacaaaaacattaaatgtggTAGAACTACAGATCTGTTACTTGAAGTTTTTGAAAAG GAAATTTCATCTGCATACGCTACAGCTGAGGAGCGGGAGAAAATTCaaacagaaaattacataaaaG ATGTTTTGAAACACGATGTACAGTTGATGAATGACTATAAAAACACATTGTGGGACATGAAGCCTTCAGCAAAATTAGTTGGCATACGTGAAAAACCAGAACATCAGCATG GtaatgctggaatgacaacggTCACATGTTGGCGTCACGACAAAGACCTTTATTACACAACAGGGTTTCAGAGATACGGAGTTAGGTTCCAAAATGGCCGATTAATTGTTCCCGTAAGCGGTACTTACTACATATACTCGTTCCTAGGTCTAACAGAACGACGTCTTAATGGCGAAGGAATTCCTTTAGAATCAAACAATACGCAAGAGATAAAACATGCAATGCATAAGTTTAGCGTACTTGATACTGCTGATACTGAAATCGCTTCAAATGTACAGTCTCGTAAAAACGCCACGCGAGGTCACTTTAATTATTACGCGAGTCAAATAGCGACGTTGGTTAAGCTTCGTGCTGGTGATGAAATATCAGTGAAGCTAAACGACGTTACACTTTTGCAACACATAGAGAACAACTACTTTGGTCTGCATCTGATATGA